The region GTGGCGTCGATCGCGACTTATCAATTTTGGCGAGCCGGATATTTTTCGTGGAGAATATTCTGGCCGTTTGCGGCGGCTTCGATACCGGCTGCGTTTATCGGTGGGATGATAAGCTTGCCGACCAACGTTTACAAGATCATGCTCGGCGTGGTGCTGATGCTAGCGGCACTGAGGCTCGCGTGGAAGCTTAAGGCAGGCGTAGAAGCAAAACAGCCGAACATCCTGATCGCCCTCGCTATCGGAGCGGTGATCGGTCTTTTGTCAGGGCTTGTGGGGGTTGGCGGAGGCATTTTTTTAACACCGGTGCTGTTATTGGCGAACTGGTCCGAGACAAAGACCGCGTCAGGCGTTTCGGCGGCTTTCATACTTGTGAATTCCGCTTCGGGGCTTTTAGGTAATGCGCTTCTAGGCAAAGGAGCGCCGCTTTCGTCATTGCCAACCAACGTATGGTTCTGGATCGGCGCGGCGGTGATCGGCGGATTGCTTGGCTCAACATTAGGCTCGAAAAAGTTTGATTCATTAACGATGCGAAGAGTGCTGGCCGCAGTGCTTTTGTTCGCCGGCGTCAAACTTGTCTTTTTTGTGTAGATGCAAGCCAACGATCTAAAAGAACAATTCGATACGAAAGGATTTTTAGTAATTCCGGACGTATTAGACCATGAAACCGTTGCCGAGTTAAAAGAAACTCTGTCAAGAGTGTCGTTAAACGCGTCAGTGAAACATCGTAAAGGTTCTGTTTTTGGTGTTCGCAATTTGTTGGGTTTAGTTCCAGAGCTTGCGAAATTTGTAAAGGGAGAAATTATCCAAAATCTTGCGACTACGCTTTTGGGGGACGAACCCAAAATTGCACGTTCGATATACTTTGATAAAACCGCGAATGCAAATTGGAAGGTTCCTTGGCATCAGGATCTGACTATCGCCGTCAAAGACAAACGTGAGGTTCCGGGTTTTGGCCCGTGGACCAAAAAAGCCAATGTCTGGCATGTTCAGCCGTCGATCGATTTCTTACATCCGATGGTGACGCTTCGATTTCATCTGGATGACACTGACGAAACTAACGGTGCCCTCAAGGTCATTCCGGGCTCGCAAACTAAAGGGCGGTTGTCTGCTAAAGAAATTCAAGCAATTCGAAAAGGAAACGAATTTGTCATTTGCAGCGTCAAATCAGGCGATTGTCTTGCGATGCATCCTTTGCTGCTGCATTCGTCAACAGTTAGCTTGCAGCCGCGGCACAGACGGATCATTCATCTTGAGTTTTCGTCGGCTAAATTGCCAGATGGGTTGGAATGGTATGAGATTTAACTCATTACTAATATTAATTTCTGTACTCGGGGTGCTTTCTGCTTCTGCGCAGTCGGGCCGCAGAAAACCGAGCCCGACGCCCACGCCGAACATTAATATCAGCGGGCCGTCGGTTAAAAATCTTCCGGCGCAAACGGCTACACCTGCTCCAGCATCGACGCCTAAGGTTGGCTCACAAGAATCGGACGAGATCATCAAAGTTAACTCCGTACTTGTGCCGATACCTGTTTCGGTTTTGGACGCAGCGGGCAAAGCGGTCACGAATCTTAAGCTCACTGATTTTGAGTTGAAGATCGACGGCAAGGTCGTCGAGATTGATGACCTTGCGCGAAGCGAGACGCCGATACGTCTGGCGATGCTGTTTGATAATTCGTCTAGCGTTCTGATCGCCCGCGATTTTGAAAAGGAAGCCGCTGTGAGATTTTTTCGCCGAATCATCAGACCCGACAAAGATAAAGCCGCTTTGTTTTCCGTAGCGGACAGCACACGGCTGGAACAGCCGATCACATCAAACGTAGGCTTGCTTACGCAAGCAATAGATCTTTTTCCCGAACCTAAAGGAGCAACTGCTTTGCTCGACGGCATTGTTGAGGTCGCCGACTATCTCAAATCGACGAATGGCCGCCGCGTCGTTGTGATCGTCTCGGACGGTGAAGATACTTACAGCGACCTGAAAACCACGCTCGAAGACGTGGTCAAAGCATTGCAGATAAATAGCTGTCAGGTCTATGTCGTGAAAACAAAGGATTTTGAGAATTACAAACGAACCGGTGAGCGGAGCGGTAATGCCAATACGCGAGCTCTTACGGCCGAACGACGGATGATCGAGATCACACAGCAAACTGGCGGAGCAGTCTATTCTCCTATCGACGAAAAGGAAATGAACGCCGCATTTGACCGCATCTCGGCCGAGTTAGCGCAGCAGTATTTTCTCAGCTACTACCCTGACGAGTCGGCAGATAAAGGCGGTGAGTTTCGTGAGATATCGTTGTCGGTCAAGGGAAAGAATTTAAGCGTTCGCACGAGAAAAGGTTATTATGTTCCGAAGAAGTAGATGTTTTCCGAACACTTAGCTCAATTCCTGCAACACCTCAAATACGAGCGTAATTTGAGTCCGCATACGCTGCGTAATTATGCGAGCGACCTTGAGCAATTTCGCCAGCATTTATTTGGGGTTGAAAAGCGTGAGGATTTTCCTGTTGAGCAGATCGACCGGTTGACGATTCGCGAATGGATGGCGTCGCTGCATGGTGACCATAAGAAAACTTCGGTGGCAAGAAAGCTGGCGAGCCTGCGCACTTTTTTTCAGTTTCTGGTTCGCGAAGGCAAGCTCGAATCAAATCCTGCAAAGCTAGTTGCCACGCCAAAGATCGAACGAAAACTCCCGAATCATCTTTCTATCGAGGACGCCGTGCGGTTTATCGAAACGCCGGATGTCAACACCGATCTTGGCAGACGTGATCGCGCGATATTAGAGTTTCTATATGCGACTGGAATTCGCGTCGGTGAACTCGTCGGTATAAACATTGCCGATGTAGATTTTCGCGAACGTATGGTCCGTGTTACCGGCAAACGTAAAAAGCAGCGCATCGTTCCCTTTGGTGATCCGGCAGCTCAAGCATTACTGCTCTATCTGGAAGAGACGCGCGGCACGTTTTTAGAAAATTGTCCTATCACGCAGCGCGATGCTAGTGCATTATTTCTAAACTATCAAGGCACGCGGATCACAACGCGTTCGGTCGGACGGATGATCGATAAATACATAAAACTGTGTGCAGATATTCACGACATTTCGCCGCACAGTTTGCGGCATACATTTGCGACGCACTTACTAGATCAAGGCGCCGACCTCCGAGACATCCAGGAACTCCTCGGCCACGCGAGACTTTCAACAACGCAGA is a window of Chloracidobacterium sp. DNA encoding:
- a CDS encoding sulfite exporter TauE/SafE family protein; the encoded protein is MEFSPILIVAAILIVAAMYSSVGHGGASGYLAVMALLGVLPEVTRPTALVLNLFVASIATYQFWRAGYFSWRIFWPFAAASIPAAFIGGMISLPTNVYKIMLGVVLMLAALRLAWKLKAGVEAKQPNILIALAIGAVIGLLSGLVGVGGGIFLTPVLLLANWSETKTASGVSAAFILVNSASGLLGNALLGKGAPLSSLPTNVWFWIGAAVIGGLLGSTLGSKKFDSLTMRRVLAAVLLFAGVKLVFFV
- a CDS encoding phytanoyl-CoA dioxygenase family protein, with translation MQANDLKEQFDTKGFLVIPDVLDHETVAELKETLSRVSLNASVKHRKGSVFGVRNLLGLVPELAKFVKGEIIQNLATTLLGDEPKIARSIYFDKTANANWKVPWHQDLTIAVKDKREVPGFGPWTKKANVWHVQPSIDFLHPMVTLRFHLDDTDETNGALKVIPGSQTKGRLSAKEIQAIRKGNEFVICSVKSGDCLAMHPLLLHSSTVSLQPRHRRIIHLEFSSAKLPDGLEWYEI
- a CDS encoding VWA domain-containing protein codes for the protein MRFNSLLILISVLGVLSASAQSGRRKPSPTPTPNINISGPSVKNLPAQTATPAPASTPKVGSQESDEIIKVNSVLVPIPVSVLDAAGKAVTNLKLTDFELKIDGKVVEIDDLARSETPIRLAMLFDNSSSVLIARDFEKEAAVRFFRRIIRPDKDKAALFSVADSTRLEQPITSNVGLLTQAIDLFPEPKGATALLDGIVEVADYLKSTNGRRVVVIVSDGEDTYSDLKTTLEDVVKALQINSCQVYVVKTKDFENYKRTGERSGNANTRALTAERRMIEITQQTGGAVYSPIDEKEMNAAFDRISAELAQQYFLSYYPDESADKGGEFREISLSVKGKNLSVRTRKGYYVPKK
- a CDS encoding tyrosine recombinase XerC, which encodes MFSEHLAQFLQHLKYERNLSPHTLRNYASDLEQFRQHLFGVEKREDFPVEQIDRLTIREWMASLHGDHKKTSVARKLASLRTFFQFLVREGKLESNPAKLVATPKIERKLPNHLSIEDAVRFIETPDVNTDLGRRDRAILEFLYATGIRVGELVGINIADVDFRERMVRVTGKRKKQRIVPFGDPAAQALLLYLEETRGTFLENCPITQRDASALFLNYQGTRITTRSVGRMIDKYIKLCADIHDISPHSLRHTFATHLLDQGADLRDIQELLGHARLSTTQIYTQVSMEKMIEVYDRSHPKA